GGAGAGGATGGCGACCATGGTGTCCTCCCGGGCGCCCCGGCCGATCCGGTCCCCGTGCCAGGCCACACTGTCCCGGCCGTCGCGGTAGTAGCACAGCCCGGCCGTGGTGAAGGGCTCGCCGAGCTCTTCGGCGTAGTGCGCGGACAGCGCCTCGCGGGCCTGGGTCAGCACGGGGTGCGGCAGGACGTCGTCCGCGCCGTAGAACGCCAGCAGCCGGGGTACGTCGACCACGTGGTCGTACATCGTGCGGCGCTCCGCGCGCCACGGCACGTCGGCGGCCAGCTGCTCGAACAGTGCGTCGGATCCGCTCAGCCATCCGGGCAGTACGTCGATCCAGGCGCCGAGGCCGAGCTCGGTTCGGCGGATCCCGTCGAGGGGGCCGAGTTCCAGCTGGTCGGTCTGGTCGAAGAGGGAGCCCTGGAGGTGCCTGCTCATGAAGCCAGCGTACCCCTTATTCGAAAGTGTGTTCCAACTTTGCTTTCGGTCGGCCGGGGCGGCGATCGGCGCGGACGGATGCTTTCGATGCATCGGTGTATCGGATACATTCGCGTATCGAACGGAGGCAGGACATGGCGGTGGAGCAGACGACACGGCGCGTGACCAGGCGCCGCGTCCGCACGCGGGCCAACCTCCTCGACGCCGCCTTCGCGGTCTTCGCCGCCAAGGGCTTCGGGCGCGTCTCGATCGAGGAGGTCTGCGAGGCGGCCGGCTACAGCCGGGGCGCCTTCTACTCGAACTTCGGCAGCCTGGACGAGCTGTTCTTCGCCCTCTACCGGCAGCGGGCCGACCTGATCGCGGACCAGGTGTCCGGGGCGCTCGCCCTCGACGGGCCGGACCTCGACGTGCCCGCGGCCGTCGACCGGGTGACCGAGGTACTCCTCCTCGACCGGGACTGGCTCCTGGTGAAGACGGACTTCCTGGTGCACGCCGCCCGCGAACCGGCCGTGGCGCAGACCCTGCTGGAGTACCGGGCGCGCCTGCGGCGGGCGATCGCCGAACGGCTCGCCCGGGCGCGGGGGCACACGGAACTGCCCGCCGTGCTCGGCGACATCGACGGTGCCGCGCACGCCGTGGTCGCCGCGTACGACGGAGTCACCACCCAACTGCTGCTGGACAGGGACGTCGAGCGTGCTCGCGCCTGGCTGGGGCAACTGCTCACCGTGCTGCTCACCGACGGCAGCCACACCACCGCATGAGGAAAGGGACGGTCGCCATGGATGCCGACGTCATCGTCGTCGGAGCGGGCCTCGCGGGCCTGGTCGCCGCACACGAACTGACCAGCCGGGGCCGCAGGGTCGCACTGGTGGACCAGGAGAACGCCGCCAACCTGGGCGGGCAGGCGTTCTGGTCCTTCGGCGGACTGTTCCTCGTCGACTCGCCGGAACAGCGGCGCCTCGGCATCAAGGACTCCTTCGACCTCGCCTGGAACGACTGGCAGGGCAGCGCACAGTTCGACCGCGTGGCCGACGAGGACTCCTGGGCCGTGCGCTGGGCGCGCGCCTACGTCGAGTTCGCGGCGGGGGAGAAGCGGTCCTGGCTGGAAGGGCACGGCATCAAGTTCCTGCCCACCGTCGGCTGGGCGGAGCGCGGCGACCTGACGGCCCACGGCCACGGCAACTCCGTGCCCCGCTTCCACATCGCCTGGGGCACCGGCACCGGGGTCGTGGAGCCGTTCGTCGGGTACGCCAAACAGGCCGCCCGCGACGGGCTGCTGACCTTCTACCACCGCCACCAGGTCGACGAGCTGGTCATGGAGGAGGGCGCGGCACGCGGGGTGCGCGGCACCGTCCTGGCCGAGGACCACGCGCCGCGCGGCGTCGCCTCCAACCGCGACCGCGCCGGCGACTTCCACCTCACCGCCCAGGCCGTCGTCGTGACCACCGGCGGCATCGGCGCCAACCACGACATCGTCCGCCGCTACTGGCCGGAGCGTCTCGGCACCCCGCCCGCCGAGATGGTCACCGGCGTTCCCGCCTACGTCGACGGCCGGATGCTCGACATCAGCGCGGGCGCCGGCGTCCGCCTGGTCAACCGCGACCGCATGTGGCACTACACCGAGGGCCTGCAG
The nucleotide sequence above comes from Streptomyces sp. NL15-2K. Encoded proteins:
- a CDS encoding TetR/AcrR family transcriptional regulator — protein: MAVEQTTRRVTRRRVRTRANLLDAAFAVFAAKGFGRVSIEEVCEAAGYSRGAFYSNFGSLDELFFALYRQRADLIADQVSGALALDGPDLDVPAAVDRVTEVLLLDRDWLLVKTDFLVHAAREPAVAQTLLEYRARLRRAIAERLARARGHTELPAVLGDIDGAAHAVVAAYDGVTTQLLLDRDVERARAWLGQLLTVLLTDGSHTTA
- a CDS encoding FAD-binding dehydrogenase codes for the protein MDADVIVVGAGLAGLVAAHELTSRGRRVALVDQENAANLGGQAFWSFGGLFLVDSPEQRRLGIKDSFDLAWNDWQGSAQFDRVADEDSWAVRWARAYVEFAAGEKRSWLEGHGIKFLPTVGWAERGDLTAHGHGNSVPRFHIAWGTGTGVVEPFVGYAKQAARDGLLTFYHRHQVDELVMEEGAARGVRGTVLAEDHAPRGVASNRDRAGDFHLTAQAVVVTTGGIGANHDIVRRYWPERLGTPPAEMVTGVPAYVDGRMLDISAGAGVRLVNRDRMWHYTEGLQNWDPIWPGHGIRILPGPSSMWFDALGRRLPEPCLPGYDTLGTLEYLRTTEDIAGYDHSWFILTQKIIEKEFALSGSEQNPDITAKDRAGFLKERILGKGAPGPVDAFLRKGADFVTAPNLEQLVEKMNGLTEKALLDAAGIRRQIEARDLQIANAYSKDAQVQGIRNARRYIGDRLGRVATPHRILDPAAGPLIGVKLHTLTRKTLGGIQTDLDSRALGTDGQPLDGLYAAGEVAGFGGGGVHGYNALEGTFLGGCLFSGRAAGRAAAQQTA
- a CDS encoding alpha-ketoglutarate-dependent dioxygenase AlkB; its protein translation is MSRHLQGSLFDQTDQLELGPLDGIRRTELGLGAWIDVLPGWLSGSDALFEQLAADVPWRAERRTMYDHVVDVPRLLAFYGADDVLPHPVLTQAREALSAHYAEELGEPFTTAGLCYYRDGRDSVAWHGDRIGRGAREDTMVAILSVGTPRDLLLRPMHGGGATVRRPLGHGDLIVMGGSCQRTWEHSIPKTTRATGPRISIQFRPDGVH